A part of Fimbriiglobus ruber genomic DNA contains:
- a CDS encoding SDR family NAD(P)-dependent oxidoreductase has translation MSKKLQGKVAVVTGASKGIGASIAQHLAAAGAGVVVNYASSKEGADRVVGEITKAGGKAIAVKADLSNPADIQHLFVEAKKAFGRLDILVNNAGVYEFAPLEAITPEHFHKMFNLNVLGLILATQEAAKSFGPGGGSVINISSVVSSATPAMTTVYTATKGAVDAVTRTLAKELGPKKIRVNAINPGMVETEGVHAAGLSDSDMRKQYEAQAPLGRIGQPQDIAPAAVFLASDDSAWLTGETILIAGGYR, from the coding sequence ATGTCCAAGAAACTGCAAGGCAAAGTCGCGGTCGTTACGGGTGCGTCCAAGGGGATCGGGGCCTCGATCGCCCAGCATTTGGCGGCCGCGGGGGCGGGCGTCGTGGTCAACTACGCGTCCAGCAAGGAAGGAGCGGACCGCGTCGTCGGCGAGATCACGAAGGCCGGCGGGAAGGCGATCGCGGTCAAAGCCGACCTGTCCAACCCCGCGGATATTCAGCACCTGTTCGTCGAAGCAAAGAAAGCGTTCGGCCGGCTCGACATCCTCGTCAACAACGCCGGCGTCTACGAGTTCGCCCCGCTGGAAGCGATCACGCCCGAACACTTCCACAAGATGTTCAACCTGAACGTCCTCGGCCTGATCCTCGCGACCCAGGAAGCCGCCAAGAGTTTCGGCCCCGGCGGCGGCAGCGTCATCAACATTAGCTCCGTCGTCTCTTCCGCGACGCCGGCGATGACCACCGTGTACACCGCCACCAAGGGCGCCGTCGACGCCGTCACCCGCACGCTGGCCAAGGAACTCGGGCCGAAAAAGATCCGCGTGAACGCGATCAACCCGGGCATGGTCGAGACCGAGGGGGTTCATGCGGCCGGCCTGTCCGACAGTGACATGCGCAAGCAGTACGAGGCGCAGGCCCCGCTCGGTCGGATCGGCCAACCGCAAGACATCGCCCCGGCTGCCGTCTTCCTGGCGTCCGACGATTCGGCCTGGCTCACCGGCGAGACCATCCTCATCGCGGGCGGCTATCGGTAA
- a CDS encoding alpha/beta hydrolase family esterase has product MIEGVELVTLLVSESERRYLLYRPPGAADGEPRPAIVFLHGTGGTADWADGETGWSAAAARENFILAIPEGAPPDPAKPPKFLTNPPRWNDGSTRPNDPLHSNARDVEFLTAVIADIIHRGPVDPLRVSVTGFSNGAGMTFRLAAERAELLAAVVPVAGHCWVPDPRPAVPVPTLYIIGDADPLIPLHGGTIRIPWGGRLVRRPTVTETLEKWAHAIGCSPVSEIVSDAHGIREERYPSASSSVGAEFRALFVAGLGHHWPGGKGQLNPRIGGPPSARLDATARIWAFFQDQRRV; this is encoded by the coding sequence TTGATTGAAGGCGTGGAACTTGTCACGTTATTGGTGAGTGAAAGCGAGCGGCGGTACCTGCTGTACCGCCCGCCCGGCGCGGCCGACGGGGAGCCGCGGCCGGCCATCGTCTTCCTGCACGGGACTGGCGGGACGGCGGACTGGGCCGACGGTGAAACCGGCTGGTCGGCCGCCGCGGCGCGGGAGAACTTCATCCTCGCGATACCCGAAGGTGCGCCCCCGGACCCCGCGAAGCCGCCCAAGTTCCTGACCAACCCGCCCCGCTGGAATGACGGCTCGACGCGGCCGAACGACCCGCTCCACTCGAACGCCCGCGACGTCGAATTCCTCACCGCGGTCATCGCAGACATCATCCATCGTGGTCCTGTCGACCCTCTCCGGGTTTCCGTGACCGGCTTCTCGAACGGCGCCGGCATGACCTTCCGGCTCGCGGCCGAGCGGGCGGAACTCCTGGCCGCGGTCGTACCTGTAGCCGGGCACTGCTGGGTGCCGGACCCCCGGCCCGCCGTCCCGGTGCCGACGCTTTACATCATCGGCGACGCCGACCCGCTCATCCCGCTTCATGGCGGGACGATCCGCATTCCCTGGGGCGGGCGGTTGGTCCGCCGGCCCACGGTGACGGAGACGCTGGAAAAGTGGGCTCACGCGATCGGGTGTTCGCCGGTGTCGGAAATCGTGTCCGACGCGCACGGCATCCGTGAGGAGCGCTACCCGTCGGCCTCTTCGTCGGTCGGGGCCGAATTCCGTGCCCTGTTCGTCGCCGGCCTGGGCCATCACTGGCCGGGGGGGAAGGGGCAGCTTAACCCGCGCATCGGCGGCCCGCCGTCCGCCCGCCTCGATGCGACTGCCAGGATCTGGGCCTTTTTCCAGGATCAAAGACGGGTGTAG
- a CDS encoding NUDIX domain-containing protein yields MYPRDLFRYCPRCGAATSGSVGASPFECAACGLTFFFNPAVAAGAFLFDEAGRALFLRRAHEPAKGKLAIPGGFIDFNETAEDGLRREVLEETGLEIADLVFIGSSLNNYLYRDVTYPVVDLIFTARALDPAAARPLDGVAALDWRRVADVDPDELAFNSIRMGWEKLRGTM; encoded by the coding sequence ATGTACCCACGCGACTTGTTCCGCTATTGCCCGCGCTGCGGGGCAGCAACCTCCGGGTCGGTCGGGGCGAGTCCGTTCGAGTGTGCCGCGTGCGGGCTCACGTTCTTCTTTAACCCGGCGGTCGCGGCCGGCGCGTTCCTGTTCGACGAGGCCGGCCGGGCACTCTTCCTCCGCCGGGCGCACGAACCGGCCAAGGGCAAGCTCGCCATCCCCGGCGGGTTCATCGACTTCAACGAGACGGCCGAAGACGGACTCCGCCGGGAAGTCCTCGAAGAAACCGGCCTGGAAATCGCCGATCTCGTTTTCATCGGATCGTCGCTCAACAACTACTTGTACCGCGACGTGACGTACCCGGTGGTCGACCTGATCTTCACCGCCCGCGCGCTCGACCCGGCGGCCGCCCGACCGCTGGACGGCGTGGCCGCCCTCGACTGGCGCCGCGTGGCCGACGTCGACCCGGACGAACTGGCGTTCAACTCGATTCGAATGGGGTGGGAAAAGCTGCGCGGAACGATGTGA
- a CDS encoding transposase codes for MGVYTRLSPRVIPNEVFAAAAEHCQTVFAFGDAVVCTAAMLWTVLVWAAARTASLSRAVHRLYPGTHDQTFWNLLRVHLPRQVPALERRLNRLLRLPALLPRLAGRAVTLAVDYHAIPYYGAPKKSARQLRRGKPDRGTTKFHTYATVCVVVAGWRYTLALTWVRAKETPTDVLERLWAEVAASGIVCKTALLDRYFFTVPVMAWLQDHNLPFIIPVVMRGRKPKRGRKAKGMRACRNWKAGSYPYTHRAGKDAVDIRLVVTYKSYRRHRTKTRHTKKLFFATWKVRLSPVDVRETYRTRFGIEASYRQLNHSRARTSSRDPLYRLLLVGLSLFLRNVWQWLVGTARPSKTHGRKANRPVAASTPPRYQDILDDFSEYLFQQSQHPNPPSHAS; via the coding sequence ATGGGAGTGTATACCCGGTTGTCGCCTCGTGTCATCCCCAACGAGGTGTTCGCGGCCGCCGCCGAGCATTGCCAAACCGTTTTCGCGTTCGGTGATGCGGTGGTCTGCACGGCCGCCATGCTCTGGACGGTCCTGGTGTGGGCGGCGGCTCGCACCGCGTCGTTATCCCGTGCCGTCCACCGACTGTACCCCGGAACCCACGACCAGACGTTCTGGAACCTCCTCCGGGTCCACCTGCCCCGGCAGGTACCGGCTCTCGAACGACGACTCAACCGGTTGCTTCGGCTCCCCGCCCTGTTGCCCCGATTGGCCGGTCGGGCGGTCACCCTGGCGGTCGATTACCATGCCATCCCGTACTACGGCGCCCCAAAAAAAAGTGCCCGCCAACTCCGCCGCGGCAAACCCGACCGCGGGACCACCAAGTTCCATACGTATGCCACCGTGTGTGTCGTCGTCGCCGGTTGGCGGTACACGTTGGCCCTGACCTGGGTCCGCGCCAAGGAGACGCCGACCGACGTTCTCGAGCGCCTGTGGGCCGAGGTGGCGGCCAGCGGGATTGTGTGCAAGACGGCTCTCCTCGACCGCTACTTCTTCACCGTGCCGGTGATGGCGTGGCTCCAGGATCACAATCTCCCGTTCATCATCCCGGTGGTCATGCGGGGCCGCAAACCCAAGCGGGGCCGCAAGGCCAAGGGGATGCGCGCGTGCCGGAACTGGAAGGCGGGCTCGTACCCGTACACCCACCGGGCGGGGAAGGACGCGGTCGACATCCGGTTGGTCGTGACGTACAAGTCGTATCGCCGCCACCGCACGAAGACGCGGCACACGAAGAAGCTGTTCTTCGCGACCTGGAAGGTGCGATTGTCTCCGGTCGATGTCCGCGAGACGTATCGGACGCGGTTCGGGATCGAAGCCAGCTACCGCCAGTTGAACCACTCCCGGGCTCGGACCTCCTCACGGGATCCACTGTACCGGTTGTTGCTGGTCGGGCTGTCGCTGTTCTTGCGGAACGTGTGGCAATGGCTGGTCGGGACCGCCCGTCCGTCAAAGACGCATGGCCGGAAGGCAAACCGACCGGTCGCGGCATCCACACCCCCGCGGTATCAGGATATCCTCGATGACTTCAGCGAGTACCTGTTCCAGCAGTCGCAACATCCAAACCCACCATCACATGCGTCGTGA